In Gemmatimonadota bacterium, a genomic segment contains:
- a CDS encoding sugar phosphate isomerase/epimerase translates to MNKIWRQKISMSSNIHFAMGGAIFGAFTTESAELIARHGLPGVEPYRSGLIAWLDDPQALKAILDEHGIRLITASNGGPGQSMAFIDRSKRGETIADHVAFCRDFLKVFGCTHFKINMGSRPQNGTTADDIKAISETVSELGKRTLDMGVTIAPHPHIWGPIERPEEVRALLDQTDPDIVSWIPDTAQLNLGGGDPVQLIDDYYDRLAAVHWKDSKASYRGYTGPTPTKEMHAEEILYKDLGSGGVDHPAIWAMLNERGYDGWITLDLDPPRPNEGEGSVDDKMGINCRYLMETLKVSRL, encoded by the coding sequence ATGAATAAAATATGGAGGCAAAAGATCAGTATGTCATCAAACATCCACTTTGCTATGGGCGGCGCCATTTTCGGAGCCTTCACGACTGAATCCGCGGAGTTGATTGCCAGGCACGGTCTGCCGGGCGTCGAACCTTACCGCAGTGGCCTGATCGCCTGGCTCGACGACCCGCAAGCTCTGAAGGCCATCCTCGACGAACACGGTATTCGGCTCATTACCGCCTCAAACGGCGGGCCCGGTCAGTCGATGGCGTTTATCGATCGGTCAAAGCGTGGTGAAACAATCGCCGACCATGTCGCTTTCTGTCGCGATTTCCTGAAGGTCTTCGGCTGCACGCACTTCAAGATCAACATGGGGAGCCGTCCGCAAAACGGAACAACTGCGGATGACATCAAAGCGATCTCAGAGACTGTGTCAGAACTCGGCAAGCGAACGCTTGATATGGGTGTGACGATCGCGCCACACCCGCATATCTGGGGGCCGATTGAGCGGCCGGAGGAAGTTCGCGCCCTTCTCGATCAGACCGACCCGGATATCGTGTCCTGGATTCCCGATACCGCACAGCTCAACCTGGGAGGAGGCGATCCCGTTCAGCTCATCGACGATTATTACGACCGACTGGCCGCCGTCCATTGGAAGGATTCGAAGGCGTCGTATCGCGGTTATACTGGCCCGACACCGACGAAGGAGATGCACGCGGAGGAAATACTGTACAAAGATCTGGGGTCCGGCGGCGTCGATCACCCTGCGATTTGGGCCATGCTGAATGAGCGAGGCTACGATGGATGGATTACGCTCGATCTCGATCCCCCGCGTCCAAATGAAGGCGAAGGTTCAGTTGATGACAAAATGGGGATCAACTGCAGGTATCTGATGGAAACATTGAAAGTTTCCCGCCTTTAG
- a CDS encoding GNAT family N-acetyltransferase: MSEIEFRRAMVGDVEEVLRVMAQAFGRTPGSEKYERDKERITRETDAHWVLVREGEIVGAAHVRREEIQVGQAVVAKADVGEVCIAPSCQGEGLGTALMKMVVGQLRADGYPLSRLGGYRRFYERFGWVPFPRGYIDFALRGLTSRGGFTDPVSYLDRPEEDARIRAYDGCRDAAACEALYAVFNAGRTGAEPSRSFGAGAGNPWRVVYEVGGAVRAYVFASQNAPPYTRFSSAVSISDGACDPGDTRPLGATLRYVLRQAAIAGAESVRARLPLDPSLYDLYRDSSCGFVPSLWQSSEGGNMLQVLSLRGLLEAIAPELTERLRMAKQATGEVSLRVRGETVGLAWDGERLTVGEGKGDWVEIGQDGVMKMVLGLVPVEQVVVGEREDVAMLRAAFPVQGTATGVWG; this comes from the coding sequence ATGAGTGAGATTGAGTTCAGGCGAGCGATGGTGGGGGATGTGGAGGAGGTCCTTCGCGTAATGGCGCAGGCGTTTGGGAGGACGCCGGGATCGGAGAAGTACGAGCGCGACAAGGAGAGAATTACGAGGGAGACTGACGCGCATTGGGTGCTTGTGCGAGAGGGGGAGATCGTTGGGGCGGCGCATGTTCGGCGGGAGGAGATTCAGGTGGGGCAGGCGGTCGTGGCCAAGGCAGATGTCGGGGAGGTGTGTATCGCGCCGAGTTGTCAGGGGGAGGGGCTTGGGACGGCGTTGATGAAGATGGTGGTGGGGCAGTTGCGGGCGGACGGGTATCCCCTGTCGCGGTTGGGTGGGTATCGGCGGTTCTACGAGCGGTTCGGGTGGGTGCCGTTTCCGCGGGGCTACATCGACTTCGCGCTGCGGGGATTGACGTCGCGGGGCGGGTTCACCGATCCGGTGAGCTATCTGGATCGGCCGGAGGAGGATGCGCGGATCCGGGCGTACGATGGATGTCGGGATGCGGCGGCGTGCGAGGCGCTTTACGCGGTGTTCAATGCGGGGCGAACGGGGGCTGAGCCATCGCGGTCGTTCGGGGCGGGCGCCGGGAACCCGTGGCGGGTGGTATATGAGGTGGGCGGAGCGGTCCGGGCCTATGTTTTCGCGTCACAGAACGCGCCGCCTTATACGCGGTTTTCGTCGGCGGTGTCGATCTCCGACGGGGCGTGCGATCCGGGTGATACGCGACCGCTTGGCGCAACGCTGCGATACGTTCTGCGTCAGGCGGCGATCGCGGGGGCGGAATCGGTCAGGGCGCGGCTGCCGCTGGACCCGTCGCTCTACGATCTGTATCGGGATTCGAGCTGTGGGTTCGTGCCGTCGCTCTGGCAGTCGTCGGAAGGCGGGAACATGCTGCAGGTGCTGAGTCTGAGGGGACTGCTTGAGGCGATTGCGCCGGAACTGACGGAGCGGCTGCGGATGGCGAAACAGGCGACGGGGGAGGTCAGTCTTCGCGTGCGGGGAGAGACGGTTGGATTGGCGTGGGATGGGGAGCGGTTGACGGTGGGAGAAGGGAAAGGGGATTGGGTGGAGATCGGGCAGGATGGGGTGATGAAGATGGTGCTGGGGTTGGTGCCGGTGGAGCAGGTCGTGGTAGGAGAGAGGGAGGATGTGGCTATGCTGAGGGCGGCGTTTCCGGTGCAGGGGACGGCGACGGGGGTTTGGGGGTGA
- a CDS encoding sulfatase-like hydrolase/transferase yields MSTLEKTNIVFILADDMAVWAAGCYGNAEIRTPNLDRMAATGVRFENFFVTIPVCSASRASFLTGRIPSQHGVHDFIAGQVNFGTTGLSFLDDEVCYTNILADNGWACGLSGKWHLGNSSLPQCGFSHWFAHPGGAGVYNDQGMIRDGVTEVVPGYVTHVITDDALEYIDAHAEDENPFYLSVHYTAPHAPWIGHPQDIVDSYDDCAFETCPQEPLHPWAKVPEDDADLPARSMRGLSNNLGQRESLKGYFAAVTAMDLDVGRILDKLEEKGLRENTLVVFTSDNGYSCGQHGFWGKGNGTNPVNMYENSIKVPFLATHPGVIPEGTVQSALASAYDILPTFLDYVDLPIPDTNLPGQSLVPVLKNECAKGRDSVVIYDEYGYCRIIRTAEWKYIHRYPDGPNELYDVVNDPDDRNNLIDDPAQADRVKDLKGEMETWFKKYAIPDVDGRIYNVKGSGQLRPVGRKWEDGKEPFV; encoded by the coding sequence ATGTCAACTTTAGAAAAAACCAATATCGTTTTTATTCTCGCCGATGACATGGCTGTTTGGGCGGCGGGTTGTTATGGCAATGCAGAAATTCGAACGCCAAACCTCGACCGCATGGCGGCAACAGGCGTGCGGTTTGAGAATTTCTTTGTGACGATTCCGGTGTGTTCGGCCAGCCGGGCTTCTTTTTTGACCGGACGGATTCCGTCTCAGCACGGCGTTCACGATTTTATTGCGGGTCAGGTCAATTTTGGGACTACAGGACTGAGTTTTCTCGACGATGAAGTTTGTTACACAAATATTTTGGCTGACAATGGGTGGGCATGTGGTCTGTCGGGCAAATGGCATTTGGGCAATTCGTCTCTTCCGCAATGTGGATTTTCTCACTGGTTTGCGCATCCGGGTGGGGCGGGCGTTTATAATGATCAGGGAATGATACGCGATGGTGTGACAGAGGTTGTGCCCGGTTATGTGACGCATGTGATTACGGATGATGCGCTTGAATATATCGATGCTCACGCAGAAGATGAAAATCCATTTTATCTGAGTGTTCATTATACTGCGCCACACGCGCCGTGGATCGGTCATCCTCAGGATATTGTGGATTCTTATGATGACTGTGCGTTTGAGACGTGCCCACAGGAACCGCTCCATCCCTGGGCAAAGGTGCCTGAGGATGATGCAGATCTGCCAGCCCGGTCAATGAGAGGGCTGAGCAATAACCTGGGGCAGCGCGAAAGTTTGAAGGGATATTTTGCGGCGGTGACTGCGATGGATCTGGATGTGGGGCGGATTTTGGACAAGCTGGAAGAAAAGGGTTTGCGCGAAAATACGCTTGTGGTGTTTACTTCTGACAATGGGTATTCGTGCGGGCAACATGGGTTTTGGGGTAAGGGCAATGGAACTAATCCGGTGAATATGTATGAGAATTCGATTAAAGTGCCTTTTTTAGCTACGCACCCGGGTGTGATTCCAGAAGGCACGGTGCAATCGGCGCTGGCTTCGGCTTATGATATTTTGCCCACGTTTTTGGACTATGTTGATCTTCCGATTCCCGATACGAATTTGCCAGGACAATCGCTGGTCCCCGTGTTGAAAAATGAGTGTGCAAAAGGTCGTGACAGTGTTGTCATTTATGATGAGTATGGTTATTGCAGGATAATCCGGACCGCCGAGTGGAAATACATCCATCGTTATCCAGATGGACCGAATGAGCTTTACGATGTTGTGAATGACCCCGATGATCGCAACAATTTAATTGATGACCCGGCACAGGCTGATCGCGTGAAAGATCTCAAAGGAGAGATGGAAACGTGGTTTAAGAAATACGCGATTCCAGATGTCGATGGCCGCATATACAATGTGAAGGGTTCTGGTCAGTTGCGGCCTGTGGGTAGAAAATGGGAAGATGGAAAAGAACCTTTTGTGTAA
- a CDS encoding cellulase family glycosylhydrolase, translated as MTQDFTEQNRSLTLGKGINTDFTATEVNKVSYDKGFYIAFKEAGFDSVRFFIKQGWNPEFYKPAVDDALELGLKVVLVPFSMYCWGKESLVQWWGEVAEYYGDYPAELIFEAFNEPKMAGHPDGKEAETMAWYSACIQEIRRSNPTRLIAVGGPHFNGVQLLTKYVTPEYLSYTLEDGTGFADDPNIWGVFHCYHPKPFTHGAIDQDINKDHPGWRETILADLEEADAWSKKHNKKVYLSEWGARLNHEIRHVEEYTGFMVPELAKRSIEWSYYCGVFNNAWPYGLYNSEWGFAGVEGLVKNLTGKEPPAEVPPTNQIVNSDFQLDLSDWNSSEYAIMGTADGQGVDGTRAIRVHVPFTFDPDVGRGVIPSLYQQYEPDWKFRVRGKVQANKYTIQLREGSIYQISFCARCEVGTARLHIQLGHAPENDPVIWTSEEITVDSKLKKYELEYEHAVQSVRNVRFSFIFIDRHSEIILDQIELRGRRPE; from the coding sequence ATGACACAGGACTTCACAGAACAAAACAGATCTTTAACGCTCGGCAAAGGTATCAATACCGATTTTACCGCAACCGAAGTAAATAAAGTTTCCTATGATAAAGGCTTTTATATTGCGTTCAAAGAAGCCGGATTTGATTCCGTCCGTTTCTTTATTAAACAGGGCTGGAATCCGGAATTCTATAAACCGGCAGTTGACGATGCGTTGGAACTCGGCTTAAAAGTCGTCCTTGTTCCTTTTTCAATGTATTGTTGGGGAAAAGAAAGCCTTGTACAGTGGTGGGGTGAAGTTGCGGAATATTATGGAGACTATCCTGCTGAGTTGATTTTTGAAGCGTTTAACGAACCCAAAATGGCAGGACACCCCGATGGAAAAGAAGCTGAAACCATGGCATGGTATTCGGCGTGTATCCAGGAAATTCGCCGGTCAAATCCAACGAGATTGATAGCCGTTGGTGGGCCGCATTTTAATGGTGTGCAGTTGCTCACGAAATATGTAACACCGGAGTATCTTTCATATACACTCGAAGACGGAACCGGTTTTGCCGATGATCCCAATATTTGGGGCGTTTTTCATTGTTATCACCCCAAACCTTTTACCCACGGTGCAATAGACCAGGATATCAACAAAGATCATCCAGGCTGGCGAGAAACCATACTTGCAGATTTGGAAGAAGCAGACGCGTGGTCAAAAAAACACAACAAAAAGGTCTATCTCAGTGAATGGGGCGCACGTCTTAATCATGAAATAAGGCATGTTGAAGAATACACGGGCTTTATGGTACCTGAGCTTGCCAAAAGAAGTATTGAATGGTCGTACTACTGTGGTGTATTCAATAATGCCTGGCCCTACGGACTGTATAATTCAGAATGGGGATTTGCAGGTGTTGAAGGTCTGGTAAAAAACCTGACCGGAAAAGAACCGCCAGCAGAAGTCCCGCCTACCAATCAGATCGTCAATTCGGACTTTCAGCTCGATTTGTCAGACTGGAATTCATCCGAATATGCCATTATGGGGACTGCTGACGGACAAGGTGTAGATGGAACACGGGCCATCAGAGTGCATGTGCCTTTTACCTTTGACCCCGACGTGGGGCGCGGGGTTATACCGTCGCTCTATCAGCAATACGAGCCGGACTGGAAGTTTCGCGTAAGGGGAAAGGTGCAGGCAAATAAGTACACCATCCAGCTCCGGGAAGGCAGCATATACCAGATCTCGTTTTGCGCGAGATGCGAAGTCGGTACTGCGCGGTTGCACATTCAGCTTGGTCACGCTCCCGAAAATGACCCCGTCATCTGGACCTCTGAAGAAATAACTGTAGATAGCAAACTGAAAAAATACGAACTCGAGTACGAACATGCCGTCCAATCGGTCAGAAACGTCCGCTTCTCTTTTATCTTCATCGACCGTCATTCAGAGATCATTCTCGACCAGATTGAACTGCGCGGCCGAAGACCTGAATAA
- a CDS encoding alpha-L-fucosidase: MQEGNRQEMDALWGEDVIALRAENAERGQLFNDGNYAMFIHWGPYAQLANKVDGKTYYGIGEWIMNPRMANIPVEEYMEMAKTFNPVNFDATEIAQLAKDAGMKYIIITSKHHDGFAMYRSACNDFNIGAVTQFNRDPMKELAGACKKLGLGFGFYYSHNQDWTFPGGANGPDTDADGNPATFDDYFVKKCLPQVEEITSQYGPIELIWFDTPGQMPKKYIEQLIEVVRKNQPNALVSGRAGHGLGDYKTLGDMDVPSTNVEGMWESVDTTNDSWAFAWYDEYWKTPREILRRLISCVARGGTYMLNIGPRGDGSIPERAARTLRAAGEWIKRYPQVVYGTDASPWQHALPWGDVTVKDNTLFLSIFSWPASGTLYLPGLKTEIESASLLDGDQSTPVSFDKKHGWTCFELSPQAPENLVSVLEVKLKGTPKADSTWAIDPEIETEILSEAATVENATLANQRWMEKFGEWKHVSRVHKWTPEGKATWTVNVLAPGDYIVDLTYSGEGRLVWGVTIENGEHIQNQQNSSHNYQRFPIGWINFSGPGTYKISVSCLEGALSKASLKSIHFTPVHSIL, from the coding sequence ATGCAGGAAGGCAATAGGCAGGAAATGGACGCGCTTTGGGGCGAAGATGTCATTGCACTGCGCGCTGAAAATGCAGAACGGGGGCAACTCTTTAATGATGGCAATTACGCGATGTTTATCCACTGGGGTCCATATGCTCAACTTGCCAACAAAGTCGATGGCAAAACGTACTACGGCATTGGCGAATGGATCATGAACCCGCGCATGGCCAATATTCCGGTCGAGGAATATATGGAAATGGCGAAAACCTTTAACCCCGTCAATTTTGATGCAACAGAAATAGCACAACTGGCCAAAGACGCGGGCATGAAATACATCATTATTACCAGCAAGCACCACGATGGTTTTGCTATGTATCGCTCAGCCTGCAACGACTTTAATATTGGTGCAGTTACCCAATTTAATCGCGACCCCATGAAAGAACTCGCCGGGGCCTGCAAAAAACTCGGTCTCGGATTTGGATTCTACTACTCTCACAATCAGGACTGGACTTTTCCAGGTGGTGCAAACGGTCCAGACACAGATGCCGATGGCAACCCGGCCACCTTCGACGATTATTTTGTCAAAAAATGCCTGCCACAGGTCGAAGAAATCACCAGCCAGTACGGCCCCATCGAACTCATCTGGTTTGACACACCCGGACAGATGCCCAAAAAGTACATTGAGCAACTCATCGAAGTCGTGCGCAAAAATCAACCCAATGCGCTCGTTTCAGGCCGCGCCGGGCACGGGCTGGGTGACTACAAGACGCTGGGTGATATGGATGTGCCATCCACCAACGTTGAAGGTATGTGGGAAAGCGTCGATACTACCAACGACTCCTGGGCTTTTGCCTGGTACGATGAGTACTGGAAAACACCCAGAGAAATTCTTCGCCGCCTGATCTCCTGTGTTGCCAGAGGTGGCACTTACATGCTCAACATAGGTCCCCGCGGTGACGGTTCAATACCCGAAAGAGCTGCCCGCACTTTACGTGCTGCTGGCGAGTGGATCAAGCGCTATCCCCAGGTCGTCTATGGTACCGATGCATCACCCTGGCAACATGCCCTGCCCTGGGGAGATGTGACGGTAAAAGACAACACGCTCTTTCTCAGCATTTTCAGCTGGCCTGCCTCTGGCACACTTTATCTGCCAGGCCTCAAAACAGAAATCGAATCTGCATCCCTCCTCGATGGCGATCAATCTACACCTGTCAGTTTTGATAAAAAACACGGCTGGACCTGCTTTGAGCTATCGCCGCAGGCACCCGAAAACCTGGTTTCAGTCCTTGAAGTCAAACTCAAAGGCACGCCGAAAGCCGATTCGACCTGGGCAATTGATCCCGAAATAGAGACCGAAATTCTTTCAGAAGCTGCGACCGTTGAAAATGCCACATTGGCAAATCAACGCTGGATGGAAAAATTTGGAGAATGGAAACACGTCAGCCGTGTCCATAAATGGACGCCTGAAGGCAAAGCGACCTGGACGGTCAACGTTCTTGCGCCTGGAGACTACATCGTGGATCTCACCTATTCGGGTGAAGGGCGTCTCGTCTGGGGGGTTACTATTGAAAATGGTGAACACATTCAAAATCAGCAAAATTCATCTCATAACTACCAGCGTTTTCCCATTGGCTGGATTAACTTTTCCGGGCCGGGTACTTACAAAATCAGCGTTTCCTGTCTCGAAGGCGCTTTGAGCAAAGCCAGTCTGAAATCGATTCACTTCACTCCTGTTCACAGTATTCTCTAA
- a CDS encoding Gfo/Idh/MocA family oxidoreductase encodes MKAKVAILGCGRASQKWHLPTMHTLAKHGELDFVALCDMDKSLAKQTGESYGVPWYTGVEEMLEKHPDIMAVDVITGDPLHHVLARLIAEHGKHVMVEKPMALTLPCCDIIIDACRRNGVHFEVAENYFRMPKQRMIIKLIEEGILGDIVRVYFVEPKRQDPFEPTVTHSGLSRPISGFGRTSGMCMDMGAHRLSQLRLYAQSEPQQITATVRKYRSDPMSIHEDWAHAMIDFASGAVGIYETSRLGEAQKYCQIIGTLGGILDTDYFGPEIPLRLRIGEEMQDIPVETVRRKIDGVDVLQRIVVHTNPEVVYENPFRDYAIDDWCVGHASEIMSIANAALNDEPPEYGLGGRKDVEMAMAIYESSLNGMAPVKLPLEDVTSYEQMVHEDYLEKFGRPIL; translated from the coding sequence ATGAAAGCTAAAGTCGCCATTCTGGGTTGTGGAAGGGCGTCACAAAAATGGCACCTGCCGACAATGCACACGCTCGCCAAACACGGCGAACTCGATTTTGTCGCGCTCTGTGACATGGATAAATCGTTAGCGAAACAGACCGGAGAATCCTATGGTGTTCCGTGGTACACCGGTGTCGAGGAGATGCTGGAAAAACACCCGGACATCATGGCTGTAGATGTCATCACCGGCGACCCCCTACACCATGTGCTTGCCAGGTTGATCGCAGAGCACGGCAAACACGTCATGGTGGAAAAGCCGATGGCGCTGACCTTGCCCTGTTGTGACATTATTATTGATGCTTGTCGTCGTAATGGCGTGCATTTTGAGGTGGCAGAAAATTACTTTCGCATGCCGAAGCAGCGGATGATCATTAAGCTCATTGAAGAGGGGATTCTGGGCGATATCGTTCGCGTGTATTTCGTTGAGCCAAAGCGGCAGGATCCGTTTGAGCCGACTGTTACGCACAGCGGTTTGAGCCGACCCATCTCTGGCTTTGGTCGCACTTCTGGCATGTGCATGGATATGGGGGCACATCGGTTGTCTCAGTTGCGGTTGTACGCCCAAAGTGAGCCTCAACAGATTACCGCAACGGTGAGAAAGTACCGGTCGGATCCCATGAGTATCCATGAAGACTGGGCGCATGCAATGATTGATTTTGCAAGCGGCGCAGTGGGTATTTATGAGACATCACGCCTTGGTGAGGCACAGAAATACTGCCAGATTATCGGCACCCTTGGCGGTATTCTCGATACCGACTATTTTGGTCCCGAGATCCCCCTGCGTTTGCGCATCGGCGAGGAGATGCAGGATATTCCTGTCGAGACTGTACGTCGCAAAATCGACGGGGTGGATGTGCTGCAGCGGATCGTCGTGCATACGAATCCCGAAGTCGTCTATGAGAATCCGTTTCGGGACTATGCCATTGACGATTGGTGTGTCGGTCATGCCTCCGAGATCATGAGCATCGCGAATGCAGCGCTCAACGACGAGCCTCCCGAATACGGTCTCGGCGGTCGCAAGGATGTGGAGATGGCCATGGCGATTTACGAATCGTCGCTCAACGGCATGGCTCCGGTTAAGTTGCCCCTTGAGGACGTGACCTCCTACGAACAGATGGTGCACGAGGATTACCTCGAAAAGTTTGGCCGTCCCATTTTATGA
- a CDS encoding sugar phosphate isomerase/epimerase produces MQVGIMSGQIARPTLEETLDAILGHDIRHLQFNLGSLNVEGSLSDKLAKAPVVRAEIEKRGMVIAALAGTVNMVHPDEEKRQEAIEHLKLLIPACDPMGTSVIATCTGSRDSESMWHWHPDNETEEAWQVLRNTLEQVLPVAEAAGVILAFEPEINNVASTVHKSRQLIDEMGSPNLKVVMDAANIFGKDDLPRMREVLDEAFELLGDHIAMAHGKDLDRGGDAGHLAAGTGKLDYAHYVSLLCGLPFDVSVILHGLSEDQVDESVAMLRRHAAAHQ; encoded by the coding sequence ATGCAAGTGGGAATTATGTCAGGGCAAATTGCTCGGCCGACCCTGGAGGAAACGCTCGACGCCATACTCGGGCACGACATCAGGCATCTTCAATTCAATTTGGGATCTCTGAATGTGGAGGGTTCGCTATCTGATAAACTCGCAAAGGCACCCGTGGTTCGGGCGGAGATCGAAAAGCGCGGCATGGTCATCGCTGCCCTGGCTGGCACGGTCAATATGGTTCATCCCGATGAAGAAAAACGTCAGGAAGCTATCGAGCATCTCAAATTGCTTATTCCGGCGTGTGACCCGATGGGGACCTCGGTGATTGCCACCTGTACCGGATCGCGCGATTCAGAGAGCATGTGGCACTGGCACCCGGATAACGAAACAGAAGAAGCCTGGCAGGTGCTACGCAATACCCTGGAACAGGTACTGCCGGTTGCCGAAGCGGCTGGCGTGATCCTTGCGTTTGAACCAGAGATAAACAACGTTGCCAGCACAGTGCATAAGAGTCGGCAACTGATTGATGAAATGGGTTCACCCAACCTGAAAGTCGTGATGGATGCCGCCAACATTTTTGGCAAAGATGACCTGCCTCGCATGAGAGAGGTATTAGACGAGGCTTTCGAGCTTTTGGGCGACCACATTGCCATGGCCCATGGCAAAGATCTGGATCGCGGTGGCGATGCCGGACATCTCGCCGCTGGTACCGGCAAGCTCGATTACGCCCATTATGTGTCGTTGCTCTGTGGACTTCCCTTCGACGTGTCGGTCATTCTGCATGGTCTTTCCGAAGATCAGGTGGATGAAAGTGTTGCGATGCTCCGGCGTCACGCTGCAGCACACCAGTAA
- a CDS encoding phytanoyl-CoA dioxygenase family protein: MSEQQLFQERVVKVERPEHHFVLLIATDGAMLGLEDGGDLALFDEADDRVIWDRTADGVRHVASGKKLAVEIDGTTCVLPVGEEEVIFTVSHGPEKLPSEYLEHLQREGWVCLTCILPPEIVESLERVAGTDRYEHLEVNNEIPKVCQSVAVGRAITEPISIWLARQYMQARDLHLGHPPGFRVLDPDDGKSKLGGWHSDFPYTASTGGDEIAYRKEPVKAMQRNVCVSDFTRIRGATAFKLGSHLSDTPPPPEWNDTQEGRVPYSGPEADVVEAPGGSIILYDARMWHRAGINRSQQKRAAMLQSFQVPGVMPKTDTRNAYKLLVESPVYNELNAREKREITDLLTNQPAIAGS; the protein is encoded by the coding sequence ATGAGTGAACAACAACTTTTTCAGGAACGAGTGGTCAAGGTCGAGCGACCAGAGCACCACTTTGTGCTTTTGATTGCAACCGACGGCGCTATGCTTGGATTGGAGGATGGGGGTGATCTCGCATTGTTTGACGAGGCGGATGACCGCGTGATCTGGGACCGCACGGCAGATGGTGTGAGGCATGTGGCGTCTGGAAAGAAACTCGCTGTAGAAATAGATGGCACAACCTGCGTGTTGCCGGTTGGCGAGGAGGAGGTGATATTCACGGTCAGCCATGGCCCGGAGAAGCTGCCGTCTGAATATCTCGAGCATCTGCAGCGCGAAGGCTGGGTGTGTCTGACCTGTATTCTGCCACCAGAAATCGTGGAGAGTCTGGAGCGCGTCGCCGGTACAGATCGTTACGAACATTTGGAGGTGAACAACGAGATACCCAAGGTCTGTCAGAGTGTCGCTGTTGGCCGGGCGATCACGGAGCCTATCTCCATCTGGCTGGCCAGGCAGTATATGCAGGCCCGGGATTTACATCTGGGGCATCCGCCGGGCTTTAGAGTGCTGGACCCGGACGATGGCAAAAGCAAACTTGGCGGTTGGCATTCTGATTTTCCCTATACGGCGTCAACCGGTGGGGACGAGATTGCCTACCGCAAAGAACCCGTCAAGGCCATGCAGCGCAATGTTTGTGTTTCTGACTTCACCAGGATTCGCGGTGCGACAGCATTCAAACTGGGTTCGCATCTATCAGACACACCGCCACCGCCTGAGTGGAACGATACGCAAGAGGGGCGTGTGCCCTATAGCGGTCCTGAAGCGGATGTGGTGGAAGCGCCTGGCGGTAGCATCATTCTATACGATGCCAGAATGTGGCATCGGGCGGGTATCAACCGCAGCCAGCAGAAGCGGGCCGCAATGCTGCAATCGTTCCAGGTGCCAGGTGTGATGCCCAAGACGGATACCCGAAACGCCTATAAGCTCCTCGTGGAGAGTCCTGTCTATAACGAACTGAATGCGAGGGAAAAGCGGGAAATAACGGATCTTTTAACCAACCAGCCAGCAATCGCTGGCTCATAA